One window of the Candidatus Zixiibacteriota bacterium genome contains the following:
- a CDS encoding metallophosphoesterase has protein sequence MKLLFVGEVVGKRGKTILQKNLSRIRNELELDFVIVNGNKIDNGFSVNSEDVEDLERAGVDVITLGDNCFKKRATVELLDSYDFVLRPANAFIGNPGRGFTIRETSSNIPVCVISVFGRTNFKNPMLNDPFMAAKGIIKQHEDSAKIIIVDFHANATSEKLCLGYFLSGRVSAVIGTHFSVQTADLNLDDNGTAYISDVGILGSKYSVVGYRPEGIIESYMTSLFPRKKVAENDYIFNSLLLDIDPETGRTRTVSCFNRDVDKNDRIEI, from the coding sequence ATGAAACTTCTTTTCGTCGGCGAAGTTGTCGGCAAGCGTGGAAAAACGATCCTGCAGAAAAACCTATCCCGGATTCGCAATGAACTCGAACTCGATTTCGTGATCGTCAACGGCAACAAAATCGACAATGGTTTTTCAGTTAATTCCGAGGATGTCGAGGATCTCGAGAGAGCGGGGGTAGATGTTATCACCCTGGGCGACAACTGCTTTAAAAAACGGGCAACGGTCGAGCTTCTGGATTCCTATGATTTCGTACTGCGTCCGGCCAACGCCTTCATCGGCAACCCCGGTCGTGGGTTTACCATCAGGGAAACATCCAGCAATATTCCGGTCTGCGTGATTTCGGTTTTCGGCCGTACAAATTTCAAAAATCCCATGCTCAATGATCCCTTTATGGCCGCCAAAGGTATTATCAAACAGCACGAAGATTCAGCCAAAATAATCATAGTTGATTTCCATGCCAACGCCACTTCCGAAAAATTGTGCCTGGGCTATTTTCTGAGTGGACGGGTGAGTGCGGTAATCGGTACTCATTTTTCTGTCCAGACCGCTGATTTGAATCTGGACGACAACGGTACCGCTTATATCTCCGATGTCGGTATCCTGGGCAGTAAGTACTCGGTCGTCGGTTACCGTCCGGAGGGAATCATTGAATCGTACATGACCTCTCTGTTTCCTCGCAAAAAAGTGGCTGAAAACGACTATATATTCAATTCCCTGCTTTTGGATATCGATCCCGAAACCGGGCGTACCCGCACAGTCTCCTGTTTCAATCGCGATGTGGATAAAAACGACCGGATAGAAATCTAA
- a CDS encoding response regulator encodes MAHLDGFEAESYLKSGANELRVLEYNVCGHAFGINILKVKKIVSHMNQFMSMPESHPAIRGVFEDRGTVVPLIDLAYFLSIPRSDEEPPQKVIITEFFEMTNGFWVDRIDWIHHFKWEDVIDPTKVMHGFDQRYVIGIVKPSEDRMVLLLDYENIIMDISPQLRQVANSQISKAAPVVGGGRHILVAEDSPAVRTMLASELEDLGFEVLQARDGKEALDALDKYDGSLDLIISDVEMPRMDGLALTVAVRGSKFRNTPVIVYSSIGDIGMKARAKFLKANAHITKLNFDQLIEQIGELIGNEPKDSPAVEIQPETETPETGEEVEAETASRDQAETESVPEDKPEDSMVNEDQAEVKSESEEAPSTADTPVPEEEQAGDPEVAMSAEEEPLQTAPEKSVAETEIEAGQSGDDEPIAQQENSESDQETAEQVSQDKLNAEAEPEKERAEPEQKQPTEPETEAVNDIADTIKSESEQVEKAVEEGISGSMGMMPSIGQDEALLTPPMPDINDKPVEKAVEDMAPSTKSSGKDKKSSKSTRSKAKTGKAKDKSTKAKSAKSKAGTKTKSSSKKKSTRSKKNKKEEVFV; translated from the coding sequence ATGGCACATTTGGATGGATTCGAGGCTGAATCTTATCTGAAATCGGGAGCCAATGAACTGCGTGTTCTCGAATACAACGTCTGCGGACATGCATTCGGAATCAACATTCTCAAGGTTAAAAAGATTGTCTCGCACATGAACCAGTTCATGTCCATGCCGGAATCTCATCCAGCCATTCGAGGCGTCTTCGAGGACCGCGGTACCGTGGTACCCCTTATCGACCTGGCGTATTTTCTGAGCATTCCCCGCAGTGATGAGGAACCGCCCCAGAAAGTGATTATTACTGAGTTTTTTGAAATGACCAACGGTTTCTGGGTTGACCGAATCGACTGGATTCATCATTTCAAATGGGAAGATGTCATCGACCCGACCAAAGTAATGCACGGTTTCGACCAGCGCTACGTAATCGGGATTGTCAAACCGAGTGAAGACCGTATGGTTTTGCTTCTCGATTACGAGAACATCATCATGGATATCAGCCCGCAGTTGAGACAGGTAGCCAACTCCCAGATTTCCAAGGCAGCTCCTGTTGTCGGCGGGGGACGACATATCCTGGTGGCCGAGGATTCTCCGGCGGTGCGCACCATGCTGGCCTCCGAGCTGGAAGACCTCGGTTTCGAAGTCCTCCAGGCACGTGACGGCAAAGAAGCGCTGGATGCTCTTGACAAGTACGATGGATCGCTCGATCTGATCATCTCCGACGTCGAGATGCCTCGTATGGACGGTCTGGCATTAACTGTCGCGGTCAGGGGAAGCAAATTCAGAAACACACCGGTCATCGTGTATTCATCGATCGGAGATATCGGCATGAAAGCGCGTGCCAAATTCCTCAAGGCCAATGCCCATATCACCAAGCTCAATTTCGATCAGCTGATTGAGCAGATCGGTGAACTTATCGGCAACGAACCGAAGGATTCGCCCGCGGTTGAAATCCAGCCTGAAACGGAAACCCCCGAGACAGGGGAAGAAGTTGAAGCGGAAACCGCTTCCCGGGATCAGGCGGAAACCGAATCGGTGCCGGAGGACAAACCTGAAGACTCAATGGTGAATGAAGACCAGGCTGAAGTTAAATCAGAAAGCGAAGAGGCTCCTTCCACTGCGGATACGCCGGTCCCTGAAGAAGAGCAGGCAGGTGATCCAGAAGTCGCGATGTCAGCCGAAGAGGAACCGCTTCAAACGGCCCCGGAAAAATCAGTTGCTGAAACTGAAATTGAAGCCGGGCAATCCGGGGATGATGAGCCCATAGCTCAACAGGAAAATTCCGAATCAGATCAGGAAACTGCTGAACAAGTTTCACAAGACAAACTCAATGCCGAAGCTGAGCCCGAAAAAGAACGGGCTGAACCTGAGCAAAAACAACCGACAGAGCCGGAAACTGAAGCAGTCAATGATATCGCGGACACCATAAAATCCGAGAGTGAACAGGTCGAGAAGGCTGTCGAGGAAGGGATCTCGGGCAGTATGGGTATGATGCCGTCGATCGGTCAGGATGAAGCTCTTTTGACTCCTCCAATGCCGGATATAAATGATAAACCGGTCGAAAAAGCGGTCGAAGATATGGCGCCGTCGACTAAATCATCCGGCAAAGACAAGAAGTCATCAAAATCCACCCGATCTAAAGCCAAAACCGGTAAAGCCAAAGACAAATCCACAAAAGCGAAAAGCGCAAAGTCCAAAGCCGGCACAAAGACTAAATCTTCATCAAAGAAGAAATCCACACGCTCTAAAAAGAATAAGAAGGAAGAAGTATTTGTGTAG
- a CDS encoding alpha/beta fold hydrolase encodes MKQLIAMLTLLMILLPFSAHAQEITGYTTLTPDSVEIYYETQGEGMPIMIIAGGPGGNPNFYRYTHSDWLEYGRLVYVHNRGRGRSENLDHLKDAYSVEKDVLDIEAVRQSLGAERIIVYGHSYGGTPALMYALKYPRHCHAVITSCTHSGRDSFQKYNIDGMKYFLQRQFPEQWAVFDSLHSAGLATSDSLFEKVWPDISEMYYYDPDNASIMDSIWKLSSDSLSVGFNYMVYLAIVGPDPEWSVEGTLRDVELVPQLNKVECPALIVSGRYDRVCPPIVQKEIADALPNGKLVMFEKSGHRPFIEQKNRFFEISGEFLDSVINKTGGE; translated from the coding sequence ATGAAACAACTTATTGCGATGTTAACATTGCTTATGATACTTCTGCCGTTTAGCGCGCACGCTCAGGAGATAACAGGCTATACAACACTGACTCCGGACAGCGTGGAAATCTACTATGAAACGCAGGGTGAAGGTATGCCGATTATGATTATTGCCGGCGGTCCGGGGGGCAATCCGAATTTTTATCGGTATACCCACTCCGACTGGCTCGAATATGGCCGGCTGGTGTATGTGCATAACCGCGGACGGGGGCGTTCAGAAAACCTGGATCATCTCAAAGACGCCTACTCCGTCGAAAAAGACGTGCTCGACATCGAGGCCGTCAGGCAGTCGCTGGGAGCTGAAAGGATTATTGTTTATGGCCATTCCTATGGCGGTACTCCGGCCTTGATGTATGCGCTGAAATACCCCCGCCACTGCCATGCAGTCATAACTTCCTGCACTCACTCAGGGAGAGATTCCTTTCAAAAGTATAATATTGATGGTATGAAATATTTTCTACAACGGCAGTTTCCCGAACAGTGGGCAGTTTTCGATTCACTGCATTCAGCGGGCTTAGCGACTTCAGATTCACTTTTCGAAAAGGTCTGGCCGGACATCAGTGAGATGTATTACTACGATCCGGACAACGCGTCTATCATGGACAGTATCTGGAAACTCAGCAGTGACAGCCTGTCGGTGGGATTCAATTACATGGTCTACCTCGCCATTGTCGGACCCGATCCGGAATGGTCGGTGGAGGGGACTCTCAGGGATGTTGAACTGGTTCCGCAGTTAAACAAGGTTGAATGCCCGGCCCTGATCGTCAGCGGGCGCTACGATCGCGTCTGTCCGCCGATTGTACAAAAAGAGATCGCCGACGCACTGCCGAATGGGAAGCTGGTGATGTTCGAAAAGTCAGGCCACAGGCCGTTTATTGAACAGAAAAACAGGTTTTTTGAAATCAGCGGAGAGTTTCTGGATTCGGTCATAAACAAAACGGGCGGAGAATAA
- a CDS encoding prolyl oligopeptidase family serine peptidase, with the protein MKAFQTSIKLILFTTFLSALVAVGLACGSKEQPTPPVAKISPKVDTFHSEIRTDDYFWLRDREDPDVIAYLEAENQYAEEVMAHTNEFQKELYDEILSRIKETDEDVPTKIDDYYYYTRTEEGKQYRIYCRKKGSLDAEEEIYLDQNVLAENYDYFDIATMKVSPDHNLLAFSMDTLGRERFTLVIKDLNSGEYLKDTITDIGYSVVWANDNKTLFYTMRDEANRPHKAFRHKLGSKQADDPMVFHEEDDAFWMGMGKSSSEKYIFIGIGSKNTSEYHYIKADQPDAKFKIITPRVREVEYDVDHHDDRFLIMTNKDAQNFKLVEAPIGTSSMDDWEEVIPHRAEVKLDGMDLFEDYMVIYEREKGLNNIHVYNFSDGSDYYIDFPEPIYTVSGGANPEYETDKLRFIYYSMVTPRSVYDYDLETRERELKKQQEVLGGYDPSQYETKRVYATSHDGTEIPISMVYKKDQFKQDGTNLLYLYVYGAYGSSMDPWFSSVRLSLLDRGFVWALAHVRGGGLLGRQWYEEGKLLKKRNTFLDLIACGEHLVKENYTSKEKMVVAGGSAGGMTVGATMNMRPDLFEIVIAQVPFVDVINTMMDPTIPLTVVEYDEWGNPNDEEYYNYMRSYSPYDNVKAQDYPTILITAGLNDPRVQYWEPAKWTAKLRATKTDDNPLLFKIKMGEGHMGASGRYDAIKDIAFEYAFIFDHFGINK; encoded by the coding sequence ATGAAAGCTTTTCAAACAAGCATTAAACTGATTCTGTTCACAACCTTTCTATCAGCTCTTGTGGCGGTCGGTCTGGCCTGCGGTTCAAAGGAACAACCGACACCGCCGGTGGCTAAGATCAGCCCCAAAGTCGACACTTTTCACAGCGAAATTCGCACAGATGACTATTTCTGGCTCAGGGACAGGGAGGATCCGGATGTGATCGCTTACCTCGAAGCGGAAAACCAGTATGCCGAAGAAGTCATGGCACACACCAATGAGTTCCAGAAAGAGCTTTACGACGAAATCCTGTCCCGTATCAAGGAAACCGATGAGGATGTGCCCACCAAGATCGATGATTATTATTACTACACGCGCACGGAAGAGGGCAAACAGTACAGGATTTACTGCCGCAAGAAAGGCTCACTGGATGCTGAAGAAGAGATTTACCTGGACCAGAACGTGCTGGCGGAAAACTACGATTACTTCGATATCGCAACCATGAAGGTCAGCCCGGATCACAACCTTCTGGCATTCTCGATGGACACCCTCGGACGCGAGCGTTTCACGCTGGTAATCAAGGATCTAAACAGCGGGGAATATCTCAAGGACACGATTACCGATATCGGCTATTCCGTTGTATGGGCTAACGATAACAAGACCCTGTTTTATACAATGCGCGATGAAGCCAATCGTCCCCACAAGGCGTTCCGCCATAAACTGGGCTCGAAGCAGGCCGATGACCCGATGGTTTTTCACGAGGAGGACGATGCTTTCTGGATGGGCATGGGCAAGTCCAGCAGTGAAAAATATATATTTATCGGAATCGGCTCTAAAAACACCAGTGAATATCACTACATAAAGGCCGACCAGCCTGATGCCAAATTTAAAATCATCACGCCCCGGGTACGTGAGGTCGAATACGATGTCGATCATCATGACGACCGCTTTTTGATCATGACCAACAAGGATGCCCAAAATTTTAAGCTGGTGGAAGCCCCGATCGGCACCTCCAGTATGGATGATTGGGAGGAAGTAATACCCCACCGCGCTGAGGTAAAGCTGGACGGTATGGACCTGTTCGAAGACTACATGGTAATTTACGAACGCGAGAAGGGACTAAATAATATCCATGTTTACAACTTCAGCGATGGCAGTGACTATTACATAGATTTTCCTGAGCCTATCTACACTGTCAGCGGTGGTGCCAACCCGGAATACGAGACCGACAAACTGCGTTTTATTTATTACTCTATGGTAACTCCCCGTTCGGTCTACGATTACGATTTGGAAACCCGCGAGCGCGAGCTCAAAAAACAGCAGGAAGTCCTTGGTGGCTACGATCCCAGCCAGTATGAGACCAAGCGGGTCTATGCCACCAGCCATGACGGCACCGAGATTCCTATCTCAATGGTCTACAAAAAAGATCAATTCAAGCAGGATGGTACGAATCTGCTTTACCTGTATGTCTATGGCGCCTACGGCAGTTCCATGGACCCCTGGTTCTCGAGCGTGAGGTTGTCGCTTCTCGACCGCGGGTTCGTATGGGCGCTGGCTCATGTGCGTGGGGGAGGCCTGTTGGGCCGGCAATGGTACGAAGAGGGCAAACTTCTTAAAAAACGCAATACCTTCCTCGACCTGATCGCCTGCGGAGAACACCTGGTCAAAGAGAATTACACGTCCAAAGAAAAAATGGTTGTTGCGGGAGGTTCGGCCGGCGGTATGACTGTCGGCGCAACCATGAATATGAGGCCGGACCTGTTTGAGATCGTGATCGCGCAGGTGCCGTTTGTGGATGTGATCAACACCATGATGGACCCCACCATTCCTCTCACCGTGGTTGAATACGATGAATGGGGAAATCCGAATGACGAAGAATACTATAATTATATGCGTTCGTATTCACCCTATGACAATGTCAAGGCACAGGATTACCCCACGATTCTGATCACCGCCGGTCTCAATGATCCCCGTGTGCAGTACTGGGAACCGGCCAAATGGACCGCCAAACTGCGTGCCACTAAAACCGATGACAACCCGCTTTTATTCAAGATCAAGATGGGTGAGGGGCATATGGGAGCCAGCGGTCGCTACGACGCCATTAAAGATATAGCTTTCGAATATGCCTTTATTTTCGATCATTTCGGAATTAATAAATAG